A genome region from Astyanax mexicanus isolate ESR-SI-001 chromosome 19, AstMex3_surface, whole genome shotgun sequence includes the following:
- the LOC125784446 gene encoding dual specificity protein phosphatase 3-like, with translation MSDYEVSVQQLNDLLTDENGDFCMPSKAFNQVYPGILLGNESLAFSVGRLQEQGVTHVLNAAEGDSFMHVNTGADFYTDTGIIYCGIPAYDYDHYDLSVHFEECSDFIEEARAYKGGEGKVYVHCQKGYSRSASLVIAYLMLKQKLDVRAAVATVRERREIGPNDGFLLQLCKLNDRLKAEGKL, from the exons ATGTCAGATTATGAAGTATCTGTGCAGCAGCTTAATGACCTGTTAACTGACGAGAATGGAGATTTCTGCATGCCCTCCAAAGCCTTCAACCAAGTCTACCCTGGAATTCTGCTGGGAAATGA GTCTCTGGCCTTTAGTGTGGGTCGTTTGCAGGAGCAGGGGGTGACCCACGTCCTGAACGCTGCAGAAGGAGATTCCTTTATGCACGTCAACACCGGCGCAGATTTCTACACAGACACGGGCATTATATACTGTGGAATACCAGCATATGATTATGACCACTATGATCTCAGCGTTCACTTCGAGGAGTGTTCAGACTTCATAGAGGAAGCTCGAGCGTATAAAGGAGGGGAAG GGAAGGTGTACGTTCACTGTCAGAAGGGTTACAGTCGTTCAGCTTCGTTAGTCATTGCGTACCTGATGCTGAAGCAAAAGCTGGACGTGCGAGCTGCTGTGGCCACGgtgagagagagacgggagaTCGGACCTAATGACGGGTTTCTGCTGCAACTCTGCAAACTCAACGACAGACTGAAAGCCGAGGGGAAGCTGTGA